In a genomic window of Occallatibacter riparius:
- a CDS encoding LIC_13387 family protein, protein MRAAIFLRTAAVLVGIQSVLHTVGGVFGKPLPGAAETAYAAMKSNHFLVMGQDRSYWMFFIGFGLCMTVSMVMEAVVFWLLASAVAQQGVRLRPIVAVFTVGYTALTILAGMFFFPIPTVWDVLVVGCLFAATVSLKPVRMAAEVRA, encoded by the coding sequence ATGAGGGCTGCGATCTTCTTGCGGACGGCTGCTGTGCTGGTAGGGATCCAGTCGGTGCTGCATACCGTGGGTGGTGTGTTCGGGAAGCCATTGCCGGGAGCGGCGGAGACCGCGTATGCCGCGATGAAGTCCAATCACTTTTTAGTGATGGGACAGGATCGCAGCTACTGGATGTTCTTCATCGGGTTCGGGCTATGCATGACGGTATCGATGGTGATGGAGGCGGTGGTGTTCTGGCTGCTCGCCTCGGCTGTGGCACAGCAGGGAGTGCGGCTGCGGCCCATTGTGGCGGTTTTCACAGTGGGGTACACGGCGCTCACGATTCTTGCCGGTATGTTCTTCTTTCCCATTCCGACGGTGTGGGATGTTCTGGTGGTGGGCTGCTTGTTCGCCGCAACGGTAAGTCTGAAGCCGGTGCGGATGGCGGCTGAGGTGCGTGCGTAG
- a CDS encoding SRPBCC family protein encodes MESSVEAAVVIKSVRVKASRERAFSVFVEQMETWWPATHHIQKDPFELIVVEPRVGGRWYERTVTGQECDWGTVQGWDPPNGVRLSWHVGPGHDSPDWVADMDPAKASEVEVRFTAVDEGTTVVELIHSHLERHGEGWEQLRALFDGPGAWVSILEAFAKKVDEEDAL; translated from the coding sequence GTGGAAAGCAGCGTGGAAGCAGCCGTCGTAATTAAGAGTGTGCGGGTAAAGGCATCGAGGGAGCGGGCCTTCAGCGTGTTTGTGGAGCAGATGGAGACGTGGTGGCCGGCGACACACCATATCCAGAAAGATCCGTTTGAGCTGATTGTGGTGGAGCCGCGCGTGGGCGGCCGCTGGTATGAGCGCACGGTGACGGGCCAGGAGTGCGACTGGGGCACAGTGCAGGGGTGGGATCCGCCGAATGGGGTGCGCCTCTCATGGCATGTGGGGCCGGGGCACGACTCGCCGGACTGGGTGGCCGATATGGATCCCGCGAAGGCCAGCGAGGTGGAGGTGCGGTTTACGGCTGTGGATGAGGGGACTACGGTTGTGGAGTTGATTCATAGTCATCTGGAGCGCCACGGCGAGGGCTGGGAGCAACTGCGTGCCCTCTTCGATGGGCCGGGTGCATGGGTTTCCATTCTCGAGGCATTCGCGAAGAAGGTGGATGAGGAGGATGCGCTATGA
- a CDS encoding ArsR/SmtB family transcription factor, which translates to MDTYLQAGLDALGDATRMAIFQRLANGPLAVNEIADTLPVSRPAVSQHLKVLKDAGLVQDRRDGTRRLYQLDPEGVARLRAHFDQMWTKALSSFQEAVEKPAKEVRGGKQRGSSRRN; encoded by the coding sequence GTGGATACTTACCTACAAGCCGGATTGGATGCCCTGGGTGATGCGACGCGGATGGCGATTTTCCAGCGGCTGGCGAACGGGCCGCTCGCGGTGAACGAGATTGCGGACACGCTGCCGGTGAGTCGTCCGGCGGTGTCGCAGCACCTGAAGGTGCTGAAGGATGCGGGACTAGTGCAGGACAGGCGCGATGGAACACGGAGGTTGTATCAGCTGGACCCGGAAGGCGTAGCGCGGCTGAGAGCGCACTTCGACCAGATGTGGACGAAGGCGCTGAGCAGTTTTCAGGAAGCGGTGGAGAAACCAGCCAAGGAGGTGAGGGGTGGAAAGCAGCGTGGAAGCAGCCGTCGTAATTAA
- a CDS encoding aldo/keto reductase, producing MNGYSRRDFLKTGIAVGTIATAAPLVAEKRTALDKVTLGKSGVQVTRLAFGTGSFNGHVQYSLGQKDFSKLVAYAYERGIRFFETAESYMTPAMLGEALKPYPRDSYVLMTKVTTNSGDPHQRFEDMLRTHKMEYFDIMLLHWQHEGNWVSDTKNWQDAIDHLQSKKTILSRGASFHGLPALRQAPGNPWLQVAMIRMNHKGTRMDGNVYNEGNNPDGIQEVVKHVHQVQKDGMGVISMKLVGDGTFTQHEDRVAAMRFAFQTAKIDCATVGFKSNQEIDEAIDNMNLALT from the coding sequence ATGAACGGCTACTCCCGTCGCGATTTCCTCAAGACCGGCATCGCTGTCGGCACAATCGCTACCGCCGCTCCCCTCGTCGCTGAAAAGCGCACCGCCCTCGACAAGGTCACGCTCGGTAAGTCCGGCGTCCAGGTCACGCGGCTCGCCTTCGGCACCGGCTCCTTCAACGGTCATGTACAGTACTCGCTTGGGCAGAAGGACTTCAGCAAGCTCGTGGCCTACGCCTACGAGCGCGGCATCCGCTTCTTTGAGACAGCAGAGTCCTACATGACACCCGCCATGCTCGGCGAAGCCCTTAAGCCCTACCCCCGCGACAGCTACGTGCTCATGACCAAGGTGACCACAAACAGTGGCGATCCGCATCAGCGCTTCGAAGACATGCTGCGCACGCACAAGATGGAATACTTCGACATCATGCTGCTGCACTGGCAGCATGAAGGCAACTGGGTCTCGGATACCAAAAACTGGCAGGACGCTATTGACCACCTCCAGTCGAAGAAAACTATCCTCTCGCGCGGTGCCAGCTTCCACGGCCTGCCCGCCCTGCGCCAGGCGCCCGGCAATCCGTGGCTTCAGGTCGCCATGATCCGCATGAACCACAAGGGCACCCGCATGGACGGCAACGTCTACAACGAGGGCAACAACCCCGACGGCATCCAGGAAGTCGTCAAGCATGTCCATCAGGTCCAAAAAGATGGCATGGGCGTGATCAGCATGAAGCTCGTCGGCGACGGCACCTTCACCCAGCACGAAGACCGCGTCGCCGCCATGCGCTTCGCCTTCCAGACCGCCAAGATCGACTGCGCCACCGTCGGCTTCAAGAGCAATCAGGAAATCGACGAAGCCATCGACAACATGAACCTGGCGCTCACGTAG
- a CDS encoding tetratricopeptide repeat protein translates to MGILFRSIASRVLLVFAAVTIFLQSVPAGASSDKHFDQLRKRAEKGDPTQQLELAEAYLTGAGVKQDMAQAAHWYEQAARRGNPQAENQIGFFYQAGIGVPVDPVRAFHWYQLASASGLVWGKVNLGVAYLNGIGTPRNASAARHLFEEALEKGNGLAADYLGHIDYIGLDGPPDIGAAEKWFAQGAKLHDPIAAYDLGLLYSECDDHARDLRKAAEWFRSSADKGYAPAQHALGRLLVNEPELSESPQEARMLLEEASSVGIWKSSAVLGVLARGGGGFGEASDVARAYYWFTLSELQGGEIAKQTVDRDLRALRGMLSESEQTRVAAEAQKWFAQHPKPIVFLSGADRADHLRMTAVMGASARAGSGE, encoded by the coding sequence ATGGGTATCCTGTTTCGGTCAATCGCTTCCAGAGTCCTTCTGGTTTTTGCGGCCGTTACTATCTTTCTGCAAAGCGTGCCGGCAGGAGCCAGCAGCGACAAGCATTTCGATCAGCTTCGCAAACGCGCAGAGAAGGGCGATCCGACGCAGCAGCTGGAGCTGGCGGAGGCCTATCTCACCGGCGCGGGAGTGAAACAGGACATGGCGCAGGCCGCGCACTGGTACGAGCAGGCGGCGCGGCGGGGCAATCCGCAGGCAGAAAACCAGATTGGCTTCTTTTATCAAGCGGGTATAGGCGTGCCGGTTGACCCGGTGCGGGCGTTCCACTGGTATCAGCTTGCGTCGGCTTCGGGATTGGTATGGGGCAAGGTGAACCTGGGTGTGGCTTATCTGAACGGGATCGGAACACCGAGGAACGCGTCGGCTGCGCGGCACTTGTTTGAAGAGGCCCTTGAGAAGGGCAATGGACTCGCCGCGGACTACCTGGGACACATCGACTACATCGGGCTGGACGGGCCGCCGGATATCGGTGCTGCAGAGAAATGGTTTGCACAGGGCGCCAAATTGCATGATCCAATCGCAGCGTACGATCTGGGCTTGCTGTACTCAGAGTGCGATGATCATGCGCGCGATCTGCGCAAGGCTGCGGAATGGTTTCGCTCTTCGGCTGATAAGGGATATGCTCCTGCGCAACATGCGCTGGGGCGGCTGCTGGTGAACGAGCCGGAGTTGTCAGAGTCGCCCCAGGAAGCGCGGATGCTGCTGGAAGAAGCATCCAGCGTGGGGATTTGGAAGTCGTCAGCGGTGCTTGGTGTGTTGGCGCGCGGGGGCGGCGGCTTCGGCGAGGCCTCGGATGTGGCGCGGGCGTACTACTGGTTTACGCTTAGCGAACTCCAGGGCGGTGAGATTGCAAAGCAGACGGTAGACCGCGATCTGCGAGCGCTGCGTGGGATGCTTTCAGAGAGCGAGCAGACCAGGGTGGCGGCCGAAGCGCAGAAGTGGTTTGCGCAGCATCCTAAGCCGATTGTGTTTTTGTCGGGCGCAGACCGGGCTGATCATTTGCGCATGACTGCCGTGATGGGGGCGAGCGCGAGGGCTGGAAGCGGCGAATAA
- a CDS encoding ubiquitin family protein, whose amino-acid sequence MENQSTAAVRVCLPFHLRNLAQVGPEVTVNAARPVSVKSVLDAVEAKYPMLRGTIRDYDTGKRRAFLRFFACAEDFSLVPMETELPEAVGDGKEPLLVVGAIAGGVGDD is encoded by the coding sequence ATGGAGAATCAATCGACGGCGGCGGTGCGGGTGTGTTTGCCATTTCATCTGCGGAACCTGGCGCAGGTAGGGCCGGAGGTGACGGTGAACGCAGCGCGTCCGGTAAGTGTGAAGTCGGTGCTGGACGCGGTGGAGGCGAAGTATCCCATGCTGCGCGGCACTATTCGCGACTACGACACCGGAAAGCGGCGGGCCTTTTTGCGCTTCTTTGCATGCGCGGAAGACTTCTCGCTTGTTCCGATGGAAACGGAACTGCCGGAGGCGGTAGGGGATGGGAAAGAACCGTTGCTGGTGGTGGGTGCGATCGCGGGCGGCGTGGGAGACGATTAA
- a CDS encoding WD40/YVTN/BNR-like repeat-containing protein, translated as MSSVRVLVGTHKGAFVCEADGKRDKWTVNGPFFGGWDIYHMKGSPADPNRIYASQTSGWFGQVVQRSDDGGKTWFQPGVKPGEEAQSWPPKPSNKFAYDTSEGSGTPLTTHQWYDGTQHPWEFKRVWHFEPSPVDPNVVYAGVEDAALFKSTDGGESWHELSGLRGHGTGPQWMPGAGGMGLHTIIIDPKNPDRIYIAISAAGAFRTEDGGKTWKPINKGLSSQFMPDPNAEIGHCVHHMAIHPSRPDVLFMQKHWDVMRSDNAGDLWTEVSGNLPTDFGFCIDVHAHEPETLYVVPIKSDSLHYPIDGALKVFRSKTGGNEWEALTKGLPQQNCYVNVLRDAMAVDRLDDCGIYFGTTGGQVYMSPNGGDTWQPIAENLPAVLSVEVQTL; from the coding sequence ATGAGCTCAGTACGTGTGCTGGTGGGGACGCATAAGGGTGCGTTCGTGTGCGAGGCGGATGGCAAGCGGGACAAGTGGACCGTCAATGGGCCGTTCTTCGGCGGGTGGGACATTTACCACATGAAGGGTTCGCCGGCGGACCCGAACCGAATCTACGCGTCGCAGACGAGCGGTTGGTTCGGGCAGGTGGTGCAGCGCTCGGATGACGGCGGGAAGACGTGGTTCCAGCCGGGCGTGAAGCCGGGCGAAGAGGCGCAGAGCTGGCCGCCCAAGCCGAGCAACAAGTTTGCCTATGACACGAGCGAAGGGAGCGGTACGCCGCTCACTACGCACCAGTGGTATGACGGCACGCAGCATCCGTGGGAGTTCAAGCGGGTGTGGCACTTCGAGCCTTCACCGGTCGATCCCAACGTGGTGTATGCGGGAGTGGAGGATGCGGCGCTGTTCAAGTCAACGGACGGAGGCGAGAGCTGGCACGAGTTGTCGGGGTTGCGTGGGCACGGCACGGGGCCGCAGTGGATGCCCGGCGCCGGCGGCATGGGGCTGCACACGATCATCATCGATCCAAAGAACCCGGATCGGATTTACATTGCGATCTCGGCGGCCGGCGCGTTCCGCACGGAAGACGGTGGCAAGACGTGGAAGCCGATCAACAAAGGGCTCTCGTCGCAGTTTATGCCGGATCCGAATGCGGAGATCGGGCATTGCGTTCATCACATGGCGATCCATCCGTCGCGGCCGGACGTGCTGTTCATGCAGAAGCACTGGGATGTGATGCGCAGCGACAACGCAGGTGACCTGTGGACCGAGGTGAGCGGCAATCTGCCCACCGATTTCGGATTCTGCATCGACGTGCATGCGCACGAGCCGGAAACGCTGTACGTGGTTCCGATCAAGAGCGACTCGCTGCATTACCCGATTGACGGCGCACTCAAAGTGTTCCGCAGCAAGACGGGCGGCAACGAGTGGGAGGCGCTGACGAAAGGGCTTCCGCAACAGAACTGCTATGTGAATGTGCTGCGCGATGCGATGGCTGTGGATCGGCTGGATGATTGCGGGATCTACTTCGGAACGACGGGCGGACAGGTGTATATGTCGCCGAATGGCGGAGACACGTGGCAACCGATCGCGGAGAATCTGCCGGCGGTGCTGAGCGTTGAGGTACAGACGCTGTAA
- a CDS encoding MarR family winged helix-turn-helix transcriptional regulator, which translates to MTSECGITYGTTLRVKDTCLCLHVQRAARSLARRFDEAFRPFDLTNQQFSLLMSLNRPEPPPMGPVAELLAIDRTTLTAALKPLERRGLVKVMPNPQDGRSRVLKLTVKGKQLLEKAMPVWESTHAELDEKLMGESESLRKALMALM; encoded by the coding sequence GTGACGAGCGAGTGTGGAATTACGTATGGAACGACGCTGCGTGTGAAAGACACATGCCTTTGCCTGCATGTGCAACGCGCTGCGCGGTCGCTGGCTCGGCGGTTTGATGAGGCGTTTCGGCCATTCGATTTAACGAACCAGCAATTCTCGTTGCTGATGTCGCTGAATCGGCCGGAGCCGCCACCGATGGGTCCGGTGGCGGAATTGCTGGCGATTGACCGCACCACTCTGACGGCGGCCCTGAAACCGCTGGAACGGCGAGGGCTGGTGAAGGTAATGCCGAATCCGCAGGACGGCCGGAGCCGGGTGCTCAAGCTGACGGTGAAAGGGAAACAGTTGCTGGAGAAAGCAATGCCGGTTTGGGAGAGTACGCACGCAGAGCTAGATGAGAAGCTGATGGGTGAGTCGGAGAGTTTGAGGAAGGCCTTGATGGCCCTGATGTAA
- the sugE gene encoding quaternary ammonium compound efflux SMR transporter SugE produces MRVGTAWMVLLVAGVLETAWAVGLKYTQGFTRLWPSVATGAAAVASMVLLAIAVKVIPVGTGYAVWTGIGAVGTALIGMVWLGESRDVLRVLCLALIVAGVLGLRFVAEQ; encoded by the coding sequence ATGCGGGTGGGGACGGCGTGGATGGTGCTGCTGGTTGCCGGGGTGCTGGAGACTGCCTGGGCCGTGGGGCTGAAGTATACGCAGGGGTTTACGCGGTTGTGGCCGTCGGTGGCCACGGGCGCAGCCGCAGTTGCGAGCATGGTGTTGCTTGCGATTGCGGTGAAGGTGATTCCGGTGGGGACTGGGTACGCGGTGTGGACGGGGATCGGCGCGGTGGGAACGGCGCTGATCGGGATGGTGTGGCTGGGAGAGTCGCGGGATGTGCTGCGAGTGCTGTGCCTCGCTTTGATTGTGGCGGGAGTTCTGGGGTTGCGGTTTGTAGCGGAGCAGTGA
- the ftsY gene encoding signal recognition particle-docking protein FtsY — protein MSFISLFGSLNEEPEKKPEEPQEPEEKKSGFFSRMRDAVTRTRESFGSKIEGIVAMTRTVDESDLENLEAALITSDIGVQTTTEIIDALRDRARRQAIEGGAELRDLLKQQIKSILDSTQKPIVQPAEPPRVTFLVGVNGTGKTTTSGKLAAWSKSQNRSVLLCAADTFRAAAIEQLEVWASRSGVEMIKTKQGGDPAAVLYDAISAAKARSIADLYVDTAGRLHTKTGLMDELEKMRRTAQRLIPDAPHEVLLVMDATTGQNGLQQARLFTQSAGVTGIVLTKLDGTAKGGIAVAIARELNLPVRFVGVGEKMSDLLEFSPEAFVDGLLG, from the coding sequence ATGTCATTCATCAGCCTATTTGGCAGCCTGAACGAAGAACCCGAGAAGAAGCCCGAAGAACCGCAGGAACCTGAAGAAAAGAAATCTGGATTCTTCAGCCGCATGCGCGACGCGGTCACGCGCACCCGCGAGTCCTTCGGCTCCAAGATCGAAGGCATCGTCGCCATGACCCGCACGGTCGACGAGAGCGATCTCGAAAACCTCGAGGCCGCCCTCATCACCAGCGACATCGGCGTTCAGACGACTACCGAAATCATCGACGCCCTTCGCGACCGCGCTCGCCGTCAGGCCATTGAAGGCGGCGCCGAACTCCGCGACCTCCTCAAGCAGCAGATCAAGTCCATCCTCGACTCGACGCAGAAGCCAATCGTCCAGCCGGCCGAGCCGCCCCGCGTCACGTTCCTCGTCGGCGTCAACGGCACCGGCAAGACCACCACCAGCGGCAAGCTCGCCGCCTGGTCCAAGTCGCAGAACCGCTCCGTGCTTCTCTGCGCGGCTGATACCTTCCGCGCCGCTGCCATCGAGCAGCTTGAAGTCTGGGCCTCGCGCTCCGGTGTCGAAATGATCAAGACCAAGCAGGGCGGCGACCCCGCCGCCGTCCTCTACGACGCCATCTCCGCCGCCAAGGCGCGCAGCATCGCCGACCTCTACGTCGACACCGCCGGCCGCCTACACACCAAGACCGGCCTCATGGACGAGCTCGAAAAAATGCGCCGCACCGCCCAGCGCCTCATCCCCGACGCGCCACACGAAGTCCTTCTCGTCATGGACGCCACCACAGGCCAGAACGGCTTGCAGCAGGCGCGCCTCTTCACCCAATCCGCCGGCGTCACCGGCATCGTCCTCACCAAGCTCGACGGCACCGCCAAAGGCGGCATCGCCGTAGCCATCGCACGCGAACTGAATCTGCCCGTCCGCTTCGTAGGCGTAGGCGAAAAAATGTCCGACCTGCTGGAGTTCTCCCCCGAAGCCTTCGTTGACGGTCTCCTCGGTTAG
- a CDS encoding GNAT family N-acetyltransferase: protein MPASTQTEVLVRPATPADAATCGRICYDAFSAINARHNFPCDFPNVEHAIGVLTMMFSAPGFHAVVAEVEGRIIGSNVLDERSIIMGIGPITVDPATQNSGVGRKLMQAVIDRAHFQSAAGIRLVQAASHNRSLSLYASLGFDVREPLSCVQGTPRTRTIAGCEVRPAVASDPAACNALSTQIHGFDRGVDLAQSIEHGTARVVERGGRITGYASNLAFFGHATCESNQDLKALLASADTYGGPGILIPNRNTELLRWCLSNGLRITQPLTLMTTGLYNEPRGAWYPSVLF, encoded by the coding sequence ATGCCCGCATCCACACAGACTGAAGTCCTCGTACGCCCAGCCACGCCCGCCGATGCCGCCACCTGCGGACGCATCTGCTACGACGCCTTCTCTGCCATCAATGCCCGCCACAACTTCCCCTGCGACTTCCCCAATGTCGAGCACGCCATCGGCGTCCTAACCATGATGTTCAGTGCGCCGGGCTTTCATGCAGTCGTCGCTGAAGTCGAGGGCCGCATTATCGGCAGCAATGTGCTCGATGAGCGCTCCATCATCATGGGCATCGGCCCCATCACCGTCGATCCCGCCACGCAGAATTCCGGCGTCGGCCGCAAGCTCATGCAAGCCGTTATCGATCGCGCACACTTCCAAAGCGCCGCCGGCATTCGCCTCGTCCAGGCCGCCTCCCACAATCGTTCGCTGTCGCTCTATGCCTCGCTCGGCTTTGATGTCCGCGAGCCACTCAGTTGCGTGCAGGGCACTCCCCGCACGCGCACCATCGCTGGATGCGAAGTTCGCCCCGCCGTCGCCTCTGACCCTGCTGCGTGCAATGCGCTCTCCACGCAGATTCACGGATTCGATCGCGGCGTCGATCTTGCACAATCGATCGAGCACGGCACCGCGCGTGTCGTCGAGCGTGGCGGCCGCATCACCGGATACGCCAGCAACCTTGCGTTCTTCGGCCACGCCACATGCGAGTCCAATCAGGACCTCAAAGCGCTGCTCGCCTCAGCCGACACCTACGGCGGCCCCGGCATCCTCATCCCCAACCGCAACACCGAACTGCTCCGCTGGTGCCTCTCCAACGGACTCCGAATCACACAGCCTCTGACGCTGATGACCACGGGTCTCTACAATGAACCTCGCGGAGCCTGGTATCCTTCGGTGCTCTTCTAG
- a CDS encoding alkaline phosphatase family protein — protein MRNPSKNLCRQLLLFVALTLTLPSTLNAQTVHHIKNVFVIVMENHNWTGSSASNNIAGNPEAPYINYTLIPQASFARDYNNPPGIHPSLPNYLWLDAGDTLGVWDDGSPYQHPQSTTNHLTTLLQKAGISWRAYEENISGTDCPLSPEGSYDSNGNRLYQPKHDPFVYFDDVTNNLNTKSTNCINHIRPFSQFDTDLANNTVARFNFISPNLCDDMHDACGGNSIAHGDTWLKEHVPAILNSTAYRSGGALFIVWDEAQTGDGPIPMILLSPYAKGNHYSNGLYYTHSAMLRTLQEIFGVYPYIRYAAYGRDLSDLFAVFP, from the coding sequence ATGCGCAACCCATCAAAGAATCTCTGTCGTCAGCTTTTGCTGTTCGTTGCACTCACTCTCACTCTCCCCAGCACTCTCAACGCGCAGACAGTTCATCACATCAAGAACGTCTTCGTTATCGTGATGGAGAACCACAACTGGACCGGCAGCTCTGCCTCCAACAACATCGCCGGCAATCCTGAAGCACCCTACATCAACTACACACTCATCCCGCAGGCCTCATTCGCCCGCGACTACAACAACCCGCCCGGTATCCATCCCAGCCTGCCCAACTATCTCTGGCTCGACGCCGGTGACACTCTCGGCGTGTGGGATGACGGCTCTCCCTACCAGCATCCCCAATCCACCACCAACCACCTCACCACGCTGCTTCAAAAGGCGGGCATCTCCTGGCGAGCGTACGAGGAAAATATCAGCGGCACCGATTGCCCTCTAAGCCCGGAAGGTTCATACGATTCCAACGGCAACCGCCTCTACCAGCCGAAACACGATCCTTTCGTCTACTTCGACGACGTGACTAACAACTTAAACACCAAGTCGACGAACTGCATCAACCACATTCGCCCGTTCTCACAATTCGACACCGATCTCGCCAACAACACCGTAGCGCGCTTCAACTTCATCTCGCCCAACCTCTGCGACGACATGCACGATGCCTGCGGCGGCAACAGCATCGCGCACGGCGATACATGGCTGAAGGAGCACGTCCCCGCGATCCTCAACTCCACCGCTTACCGCAGCGGAGGCGCGCTCTTTATTGTGTGGGACGAGGCGCAAACCGGCGACGGACCCATTCCCATGATCCTCCTCTCGCCTTACGCCAAGGGCAATCACTACTCCAACGGCCTCTACTACACACACTCGGCTATGCTCCGGACATTGCAGGAGATCTTCGGTGTCTACCCCTACATCCGCTACGCAGCCTACGGCCGCGACCTCAGCGACCTCTTCGCGGTCTTCCCGTAG
- the solA gene encoding N-methyl-L-tryptophan oxidase, with protein MSYDVIVLGLGAMGSAAAYHLAARGVRVLGIEQFMPAHDHGSSHGGSRIIRQAYFESADYIPLVLRAYELWRKLERDAGARLLHVTGGMTLGSRHGELVRRTMAAAREHAIPFEVLEGAEIAERFPAVRPLTGDVAVVEPHAGYLLPEECIRAHLKMAERAGAELHFEERAIAWSGAGHGVEVRTSRGTYSAGHLVIAAGPWAESELAGVFPLRVTRQVMAWIQPRGGVTDFVPERFPVWLAEDPEGGAVTYGFPAIDGEGGGVKAAIHGSDVVCTPETIDREIHAADLKRIVERVKVRMPALDGEVLRAKTCMYTKTPDENFVIGSHPHVPNCTVACGFSGHGFKFSSVVGEVLADLAVRGKTDLPVGIFDPERFEGRD; from the coding sequence ATGAGTTATGACGTGATTGTGCTGGGGCTGGGGGCGATGGGGAGCGCGGCGGCGTATCACCTGGCCGCGCGCGGAGTACGCGTGCTGGGGATCGAGCAGTTTATGCCGGCGCATGATCATGGGTCGTCGCATGGCGGGTCGAGGATTATTCGGCAGGCGTATTTTGAGAGCGCGGATTACATTCCGCTGGTGCTGCGTGCGTATGAGCTGTGGCGAAAGCTGGAGCGAGATGCGGGGGCGCGGCTGCTGCATGTTACGGGCGGGATGACATTGGGTTCGCGGCACGGTGAGTTGGTGCGACGGACGATGGCGGCGGCGCGGGAACATGCGATTCCGTTTGAGGTGCTGGAGGGCGCAGAGATCGCAGAGAGATTTCCGGCGGTGCGGCCGCTGACGGGGGATGTGGCGGTGGTCGAGCCGCATGCGGGGTATCTGCTGCCGGAGGAGTGTATCCGCGCGCATCTGAAGATGGCGGAGCGGGCTGGAGCGGAGTTGCATTTCGAGGAACGAGCCATTGCGTGGAGCGGAGCAGGACACGGTGTTGAGGTGAGAACATCGCGGGGGACATATAGCGCGGGGCACCTGGTGATTGCGGCGGGGCCGTGGGCGGAGTCGGAGCTGGCGGGGGTGTTTCCGCTGCGCGTGACGCGGCAGGTGATGGCGTGGATTCAGCCGCGCGGAGGTGTGACGGATTTTGTGCCGGAGAGGTTTCCGGTGTGGCTGGCGGAGGATCCCGAGGGCGGCGCGGTGACTTATGGATTTCCGGCGATTGATGGCGAGGGCGGCGGAGTGAAGGCGGCGATTCACGGCAGCGATGTTGTGTGTACGCCGGAGACAATTGACCGCGAGATTCATGCGGCGGATCTGAAGAGGATTGTCGAACGCGTGAAGGTGCGGATGCCTGCACTGGATGGAGAAGTGCTGCGCGCGAAGACATGCATGTATACGAAGACGCCGGATGAGAATTTCGTGATTGGGTCGCATCCGCATGTGCCGAACTGCACGGTGGCGTGCGGGTTTTCAGGGCATGGGTTCAAGTTCTCGAGCGTGGTGGGTGAGGTGCTGGCGGATCTGGCTGTGAGGGGAAAGACTGATTTGCCGGTGGGTATTTTCGATCCGGAAAGGTTTGAAGGCAGGGATTAG